The nucleotide sequence TTGAGTCTATGAAATGTGATTTAATTCCGTCTAACATTAATTTATCTGGGGCTGAAATCGAATTAGTTAGTGCTGATTTACGAGATTTCCGTTTGCGTGATACTTTAGAGTCAATTCAAGAGCGTTATGATTTTATTTTGATAGACTGTCCTCCATCATTGGGAATCTTAAGTTACATCAGTTTAGTAGCCGCAACCCATATTCTTGTCCCCATTGCTACTCAGTATAAAGCATGGATGGGAACAGAATTATTATTGAGAACTGTCAAAAGAGTTCAAGCACGAGCCAATAAACAATTAAAGTTGGCTGGATTTGTCCCCATTTTATATGCCAAAAGTAATTCCCAAGATGTTAGAGCCTTACAAGCTATTACCGAATATTTGGGACAAGTTGGACATATTTTTGCCCCCATCCCTCGTGCAACAGCTTTTGCTGATTCGGTTGAGGAACATTTGCCCTTGGCTTTATATCAATCTAGACATCCTGCCGTTAAACCTCTTAAAGCGATCGCTGATTACTGTCTCAAAAATTTGTAATTTACTAAGTTATTTTTTTACTATGTCTAAAATAAGTAAACCTTTTCAACCATTAGGAATCAATGCTTTATTTGGGGAGGAGTTAGAAGAAGATAAACAGATTACCCCCCATTACATCCCCATTGAGTTAATTCTACTTCCTCCCTCACAACCCCGTCGCTATTTTGACCCTGAAAAAATGGCGCAATTAACAGAGTCGATTCGTGTTGATGGCATTCTTCAACCTTTAGTGGTGCGCCCTCATCCGACGAAATCAGGAGCTTATGAATTAGTTTTTGGGGAACGTCGCTATCGGGGAGCTAAAAACGCCGAACTTACCGAAGTTCCCATCATTGTTAAAGACTTAAGTGATTCTCAAGCTCAACGATTCGCTTTAATTGAAAACTTACATCGGGAAGACCTTAATCCAGTTGATGAAGTTGAGGGGATTTTACAATTGCTATCTCATGCTCTTAATCAACCAGTTCCTGACACGATTTCTGCTCTTCATTACCTCAAAAATAAGAAAGAAAATAAAGTTACGGATAACGTTATCCGTAATGAAGTCGAATCAACAATTTTGGAAATTTTTGATAAGCTTGGACAAAATTGGTATTCTTTTACTTGTAATCGATTAAATTTACTTAACTTACCTAATGATCTTTTAACCGCTTTGCGAGAAGGAAAAATAGCTTATACTAAAGCTAAAACCATTGCCAAGCTCAAAAATTCTGAACAACGAGAACTAATTTTATCCCAGGCGATCGCTAACCAATGGAGTCAACGAAAAATAGCTCAAAAAGTTAAAGAAATTCTAGCCCAAAGAACAGAAGAAAAAACAAAAACCCTTACGCCTAGTGGCCAAGTAGACAATTTAAGTAAACGAATTAAACAAGCTAAACTATGGGAAAGAAAAGATATTTGGAAAAAAGTAAAAACTCGATTGAAATATATTGAGGATGTTCTTGATTCCCTTGAAGACGAAACCAACATTGTTAGCCAAGAAAGTTCTAAGTAGAAAAAAAAAACTCTCCACTTGTCTTCATAAAAAGTACGATTTTAAACTTTAAGAAGGGATAAAAATTTGTTTATCCCCTTTCAAAATTCTTCTTCAAAATCTTCTAGGGTTTCTATTAGTAATTCCATTTTTTCCATCCCCTGGTTAAGAAATTGCTCACATTGATTGACTTGTTCTACAGCTAGTTCAAACTCTTCAAAAACGGTTTCTAAAGGTAAATTCCCTGATTCTATTTTGTTGATCATTTCTTCTACAGAGGAAATTGCTGTTTCATAATTCCAATCATTGGGTGCGCTGGTAGAGTCCATAACTATGACAAAATTTCGGTGACTTTTACTTTGATCTTTCCTTGGGGTAATTGTATCGTTAATTCTTGTCCTTCTCTTAATTGTTTACTTTCTCGGATAATCTCTCCATCGATTTGACGCACCACAGAAAACCCCCGTTCTAAAACAGCATGGGGGTCTAAAGCTTCTAATTTTTGCTTTAACATCAGGGTTCTCATCTTGGCTTCTCTGAGTGAAACTGCATTAACCGGAAGATTTTTCAGACGTTTTTTCAATGAGGCTAATTGTTCTGATTCTTGTCTGAGTCTTTGCTTGATACTAGCGAGTAGCCGATATGAGCGCTGTTGATGTTCTATTCGCAGCACTTCATAAGAGGGGACTGCCATTTCTGCTGCTGCGGTTGGGGTGTGAGCATTCACATCTGCCACTAAGTCCGCTAAGGTTTCGTCTCGTTGGTGGCCAATTCCGGTAATGACGGGAATGGAGGATTCCGAGATCGCCCTCACCACCCTTTCATCATTAAAGCAGAACAAATCTTCGACGGCTCCCCCTCCCCTGGCCAAAATAATTAATTCCGCTCTTCCATCATGGTTCACTCGTTCGATGGCTTTCACAATAGACGATGGAGCTTCTTTCCCTTGAACTGTTGCCGGGGAGAACAACACCTTTACTCCTGGATTTCTTTGGCTTAATGTTTTTTGGATATCCCCCCACGCTGCTGCGGTTGCTGCGGTAACAACTGCAATTATTTGAGGAAATGAGGGAAGCGATCGCTTAAGACTGGTGTCGAATAATCCTTCACTGGCCAACCTGTTTTTTAGCTGTTGGTAGCGTAGTGCCTGGAGTCCTTCTCCTGTGGCTAATACTTGGAATACGGTTAATTGATATTCTCCCTTTTTGGCATAAAGACGGACATTCCCCATTACTAAAATCTCTACCCCTAGTTTGGGTAATTCAAGTAATCGATCTTTTTGCGAGTTCCACACCACACATTTGATTGTTGCTTGGCCTTTATTATCACTTAGGGTAAAAAATACACCCATTCGGTGAACATGAAGACTCGATACTTCTCCCGTTACCCACACTTGAATTAGTTGGGGATCTTCTTCTAAGAGTAACTTAATATATTCTGTTAATCCTGCGACTGATAAGGCTGTGTCTATATTTTCATTCATTTCAAAATCATAATAAATAAAGGGAGTTTTAACCACTTAGCTAAGGTCTTTGTTACCCAAAATTTTTCTGGTAACTGAGGAGAACTTGTTTCAAAATTTACCTCAATAAACCCAAATCTTTTATAAAAGTTTTTCAGCTTATTTCCTAAACATTCTAGATAAAGAGTACCAGTTCTTTCTTCTATAAGATGCTGGGTTAAATAAGTCCCTAATCCTTGATTTCGATAAGTTTTTTTCACTACAACACTTCCCAATTCTTGAGCTTTCTCAAAGCTTCTTAATTGACCACAAGCAATTATTTTTCTGTCTAATTCAATCACCCAAAATTGTTCTACTTTTAACTGGGTTGGGTCAAGAAATGCTGCCAATACTAACCATCGAATCGCCCAGATGTCTTGGGAAATAGCTTTCCGTACATTACACTTTTCTAGCAACTCAACCATAAATTTTTTAAACTCCAGAAGATAATTTCTCACTCACCCATGTGTTCAAGCTTTTTCCTTCTTGTTTAGCTTTAATAGAAATTTGTTTATGTAACTCAGGGTCAATTCTCACTACAAAACGACCTGAAAACGGTTTATCTGGTTCTTCTCCTCGTTGAGCGCAAAACTCTAAATAATCTTCTACTGATTCAATAAAAGCTTGTTTTAATTCAGAAAAGCTTTGACCTTGGAACGTTATTACATCCCTAATATTAATTACTTCACCATGAAAGATTCCTTGTTCATCATCAACCGAAACCACTGCTTCATATCCTTTATATTTCATCAGCTTTTACTCCTGCTTCAGTTAAAAATCGTCTCATTGATCCCACTGCCCCCTTATCCGTTTGAGGTTGGGGGTGGGGACGGTGAAAAACTGCTCTAACTCCATTGAGAGCTACCCTCACTCTCGAGCCTCTTCCTTCGGATATTTCCGCTCCCAACGCTAATAGTAAGGACTCAATATCTTTCCAGGATATGTCTGAGCGCACTGGTTGCTCAAAAAGCTTAGAGAGCGTTTTTTGTTGTTTTTTGTTTAGTGCCATTTCTCAAATAGTATCACTAATCGATACTATTTGACCCCCCGTGGAGTAGTTTACGCACAGATTGTTTCCAAAACCCTTAGAGTTTCTTCTTCATGAAGAGTTAAATGGAGTGGATTCATCCTTCTCAATGATTCCAGTAGTTGCTTAATTCTTCTGGTTATATTTCCCCCTAATTTCGGTTGATTCCCCGACAACAACAGCGCCGGATTATGCAACCAGCGATCGCCTATGTGGACATACACCATCGTCGTTTTCGGGTCGGTGTGTCCCAGTAGATCCTGCACTTGTTCTAAGGTTGCCCCTGCTCTCAAGGCCAGTGTTGCTGCCGTGTGTCTCAACGAGTGTGCGCTTAACTTCCTGGGTTTGGGTTTATACTTTGAGAGGTTATGCGCTTTTTTGCTCTTGCCTGTGGTGGGCAAGTTTTTCTTTTCTTGGCTCCCAGTCAGCTTTTTGGGGTTTTGAGGACGAGGTAATTCTTTCAGCCCGATCGCATTCAGATATTTGTCGACAATGCGGCGAAAGGAGCGCCGGCTCAAGGGTTTCCACATCTTTTTATTGTTACGGGCCACAGAGAGGAACAACGGGGTTGATTCGGTTATGAGTTCCCCTGCTTTTCTTCTGGCTCGCAAGTAACACCGTAATAACTTGGCTAAATCGGGGGTTAACGGCACGACCCTTGTATGGCGTTTGGATGATACTCTTAATCCCACGTTTTTCCCATCTCTGACAATATTCCCGACACAAACGCGATGTAAATCCGCCGTGCGAAAGCCTTGCAAGACCATTGCTGAGACCAAGAAGCGATCGCGTAAAGCATGGACGGTATTCTCAGCAGGAAGGCTATCGAGTAACCGAGACATTTCCTCACTTTGGAGGTAATTGATGGTGGCGGCTGGATCTTTAACTTCTGTGGGGGGGCGAAGGCGAAGGGCTGGATTGAAGCTGATGTATTCGTTTTCAAGGAGAGCGTCGTAAAAGCGACGAAGGACAGCGAGTTTCAATGAAATCGTAGCGGTTTGATATTGTTGCTCTTTGACTAACCAACGACGGAAGCGTTTGAGGTTGGCGAAAGTAGCTTCAATGGGATTGAGGGTATTAGTTTGGCACCAGTGGACAAATTGCTTGAGGTGGCAAAGGTAGGTTCTTACGGTGTCGTCGGCTGCTCGTCCGTTCCCCACATCGGTGTTGAGAAAGTCATCGAAGAAGTTGAGGATTTGGGTATCTGAGATGAGGATGGTTTTGGCCGAGTGGGTAGAAACGAGGTTAGACATAGGAGCCACTAGGGGGGGATGATAAAAAAGCCGAGAGCCTCACACAGAGATAATTGTAGCAGGAAGAAGAGTCCGAAAAGAATTATTCTCGGACTCTTTTAATGGTTTCGATGCCAAAGACAACAATTCGTTGTCGTTTAGTATAAAAATATTGATTAGGAATAAACTTTTTCCACTAGCTGTAGCATTTCCTCTTCCAAGGGAGTCAGATAAGGCCGATCAATCTTACCCAGTAACCGTAACACTCCTTTGGCCGTCTTTTCTAACTCAGTTTTTTGTAGTCGCTGAATTCTACCATGAAGTTTTTGGATGGCTTGACAATCTTCTTCGGTATATTCTAATTCTCGCAAGAACTCAATCTCTATTCCTTCTAATTCTGTATCCCAAATTTGTAGATCACAAGTGGTTTTTGTTAGTGCTGTAACAATTCCCCAACAACCATTTTTCCCTTTTAATTCAGGGTTATCTTGAGCAACAATACCCACCACTTCCCCTAACTCAAAGGGATTATCCTCATCTCCCCTGGTCATTTCCCGTACCACTTTTTTAACGATGTGGTGACGAGGAACTTTACCATCAGAAATCGCTACTGCTTTGTCCCATGCTTCCACTTGTAGAGGTGGTTTCTTCAATACGCCCAACGGTCTAACCTGAAATTCGCTCTTTGGGAGAACTTCACAACCACTGGCTTCTAGATTCTCGTAGATGGTGGCGGCTACGATTAAATAGTCTGACTTTTGACGAGAATGACCAAACGTTTCCTGACAATACACCGCAAAACTAGGATGAGTATCACGATATAACTTTTTATCCCTTAGTTCCCGTAAGGCTTTTCCTGCAGCCCACACAGCACCAACAACAATCGCTTCCAACCTTTGCTTTTCAGAAAGTTCTGCTGCACTTAAAGGTTTAAACTCATCATCTAATCTTAGTCCTCTATTTTCATCGGATATCACTTCAACATCAATGGTTCGTGGAGCCTGAGACTGAGCCAATAAGCTTTCAAAATCCGCTTCCGTAAAATCGTCTTGTGCTGAACTGCGTCTTGGTCGATATCTTGCTATGGTGAATTTCCTCCTATTTCCCTTCTCATTAAGTTTATTTTACTGTTCAGGTAGAAACTTTAATAATAAAAAAAAGGTAACAAATAGTAACAACCTCTGTGAGCAAAATTACGGAAGCTTTTTCCTTATATTTTTGAAAAACCCGAAGGTTCCAGGTATTAA is from Crocosphaera subtropica ATCC 51142 and encodes:
- a CDS encoding ParA family protein, producing the protein MSKIIAIFNQAGGVAKSTLAMNLGYHLQDFGQKVALVDIDPQASLTLFCGLEPFDLKQTIYESLLLDRPLPIHSLESMKCDLIPSNINLSGAEIELVSADLRDFRLRDTLESIQERYDFILIDCPPSLGILSYISLVAATHILVPIATQYKAWMGTELLLRTVKRVQARANKQLKLAGFVPILYAKSNSQDVRALQAITEYLGQVGHIFAPIPRATAFADSVEEHLPLALYQSRHPAVKPLKAIADYCLKNL
- a CDS encoding ParB/RepB/Spo0J family partition protein, with protein sequence MSKISKPFQPLGINALFGEELEEDKQITPHYIPIELILLPPSQPRRYFDPEKMAQLTESIRVDGILQPLVVRPHPTKSGAYELVFGERRYRGAKNAELTEVPIIVKDLSDSQAQRFALIENLHREDLNPVDEVEGILQLLSHALNQPVPDTISALHYLKNKKENKVTDNVIRNEVESTILEIFDKLGQNWYSFTCNRLNLLNLPNDLLTALREGKIAYTKAKTIAKLKNSEQRELILSQAIANQWSQRKIAQKVKEILAQRTEEKTKTLTPSGQVDNLSKRIKQAKLWERKDIWKKVKTRLKYIEDVLDSLEDETNIVSQESSK
- the xseB gene encoding exodeoxyribonuclease VII small subunit; translation: MDSTSAPNDWNYETAISSVEEMINKIESGNLPLETVFEEFELAVEQVNQCEQFLNQGMEKMELLIETLEDFEEEF
- the xseA gene encoding exodeoxyribonuclease VII large subunit gives rise to the protein MNENIDTALSVAGLTEYIKLLLEEDPQLIQVWVTGEVSSLHVHRMGVFFTLSDNKGQATIKCVVWNSQKDRLLELPKLGVEILVMGNVRLYAKKGEYQLTVFQVLATGEGLQALRYQQLKNRLASEGLFDTSLKRSLPSFPQIIAVVTAATAAAWGDIQKTLSQRNPGVKVLFSPATVQGKEAPSSIVKAIERVNHDGRAELIILARGGGAVEDLFCFNDERVVRAISESSIPVITGIGHQRDETLADLVADVNAHTPTAAAEMAVPSYEVLRIEHQQRSYRLLASIKQRLRQESEQLASLKKRLKNLPVNAVSLREAKMRTLMLKQKLEALDPHAVLERGFSVVRQIDGEIIRESKQLREGQELTIQLPQGKIKVKVTEILS
- a CDS encoding GNAT family N-acetyltransferase, encoding MVELLEKCNVRKAISQDIWAIRWLVLAAFLDPTQLKVEQFWVIELDRKIIACGQLRSFEKAQELGSVVVKKTYRNQGLGTYLTQHLIEERTGTLYLECLGNKLKNFYKRFGFIEVNFETSSPQLPEKFWVTKTLAKWLKLPLFIMILK
- a CDS encoding type II toxin-antitoxin system HicB family antitoxin — encoded protein: MKYKGYEAVVSVDDEQGIFHGEVINIRDVITFQGQSFSELKQAFIESVEDYLEFCAQRGEEPDKPFSGRFVVRIDPELHKQISIKAKQEGKSLNTWVSEKLSSGV
- a CDS encoding type II toxin-antitoxin system HicA family toxin, whose product is MALNKKQQKTLSKLFEQPVRSDISWKDIESLLLALGAEISEGRGSRVRVALNGVRAVFHRPHPQPQTDKGAVGSMRRFLTEAGVKADEI
- a CDS encoding tyrosine-type recombinase/integrase, which translates into the protein MSNLVSTHSAKTILISDTQILNFFDDFLNTDVGNGRAADDTVRTYLCHLKQFVHWCQTNTLNPIEATFANLKRFRRWLVKEQQYQTATISLKLAVLRRFYDALLENEYISFNPALRLRPPTEVKDPAATINYLQSEEMSRLLDSLPAENTVHALRDRFLVSAMVLQGFRTADLHRVCVGNIVRDGKNVGLRVSSKRHTRVVPLTPDLAKLLRCYLRARRKAGELITESTPLFLSVARNNKKMWKPLSRRSFRRIVDKYLNAIGLKELPRPQNPKKLTGSQEKKNLPTTGKSKKAHNLSKYKPKPRKLSAHSLRHTAATLALRAGATLEQVQDLLGHTDPKTTMVYVHIGDRWLHNPALLLSGNQPKLGGNITRRIKQLLESLRRMNPLHLTLHEEETLRVLETICA